The segment CCCGTCCTGCTGCGACGTCACGCCAGTTTCGATAGAGGAGGTCGTCAAGGGCTGCGGCGTCAGATGGTTGAGAGTCGTCGATCCGTACGACATCAAGACCACCACGGAGACAGTCAAAGAGGCGCTCAGGCAGGAGGGCGTCTCTGTCATCATAGCGAGGAGGGAGTGCGCCCTGATCGCCAAGAGAGATGAGAAGGGCGCGATCTTGAAGAAGCACGAGATCGACCAAGAGGACTGCAAGAAGTGCAGGACATGTGTCGACAAGTTCCAGTGTCCTGCGATATCGAGCATGGACAAGGTCCAGACAATAGATGAGGCGCTCTGCGCTGGCTGCGGGGTGTGCGCCCAGGTGTGTCCGCACAAAGCCATCAAGGAGACCAGATGATGGTCGACATCTACCTCGTCGGGGTTGGAGGCCAGGGGATCATAACCGCCTCAAGGGTCATCGGGGACGCAGCGATACTCGGAGGAGAGAACGTCCTTCTGAGTGAGACGCACGGGATGGCGCAGAGAGGGGGAGCGGTCGTTTGCACTGCAAGGATTGGAGATGTCCAGAGCCCGCTGATACCTGATGGTGGTGCTGATCTGATTTTATCCTTCGAACTCTTGGAGACCTTGAGATCCCTCTGCAAGGCGAACAGTGGCACTGCCGTGATCACATCGACTGAGAGAATCGTGCCTTTGAGCGTGTCGACACAGAAGCTGAAGTATCCCACAGCCGAAGAGGTCGAGCTCAAGGTTGAGAGGATTGCGAAGAGATTCTTATCAATCGATGCGAGGAAACTTGCCGAGGAGTCTGCCGTGCCCATGTCATCGAACATAGTGATGGTCGGAGCATTGGCCGGCACCGGAATAACGGGGCTCGAGAGAAGACATTTCGAGAAGGCGATCGAGATGAACTTACCGCATTGGGTGCACGAGAATCTGGACGCTTTCGCGAAAGGGTTCGAGGCCACTTCCAGGTGGAATCGAGCCTGAGAATGTTTTAAGACGGCGAAGGGCATTGGCTCCGCTGGGCCCATGGTCTAGCGGTTATGACAACGCCCTTACACGGCGTAGATCACCGGTTCAAATCCGGTTGGGCCCACTCCATGTTGCAGCCAGACAGAGATTAC is part of the Candidatus Thermoplasmatota archaeon genome and harbors:
- a CDS encoding indolepyruvate oxidoreductase subunit beta; the protein is MMVDIYLVGVGGQGIITASRVIGDAAILGGENVLLSETHGMAQRGGAVVCTARIGDVQSPLIPDGGADLILSFELLETLRSLCKANSGTAVITSTERIVPLSVSTQKLKYPTAEEVELKVERIAKRFLSIDARKLAEESAVPMSSNIVMVGALAGTGITGLERRHFEKAIEMNLPHWVHENLDAFAKGFEATSRWNRA